The proteins below come from a single Synechococcus sp. WH 8101 genomic window:
- a CDS encoding YihY/virulence factor BrkB family protein yields the protein MRRWLVWKRVVRSLWQAYVRWAECDCVDLSAAFAYYTLQSIFPLLLIVLAVTSWFLGRQEGLDQQIVDYTAGILPPMAVGIVQTTLEQLIRQGVGAGLLGAGVLLVTAGNVYLTLQRGADRIWLDYYPDAAPNANWHQQVIQFLRVRLEAFFLVILIGLLIVLDQISANLRMIPATALHRSLEGLPWLDQALRRIPVLSFGQFLVPCLGFAGMALLLQFFLPSRRVPLRPLIPGAFLIGVLLTVLNLAVSRSILSLGSRYQAYGVIGSVLVLTLWVWTVGVVIYFGQCWSVVLAKQRLKRF from the coding sequence ATGCGTCGGTGGCTTGTCTGGAAGCGCGTTGTGCGTTCGCTGTGGCAAGCCTATGTGCGCTGGGCGGAATGCGACTGCGTCGATCTCAGTGCCGCGTTTGCGTATTACACGCTGCAATCCATCTTTCCTCTCCTGCTGATTGTCCTTGCGGTCACCTCCTGGTTTTTGGGGCGACAAGAAGGGCTGGATCAGCAAATTGTTGATTACACCGCTGGAATTTTGCCGCCCATGGCGGTTGGTATTGTCCAAACCACTCTTGAGCAGCTGATCCGGCAAGGGGTTGGTGCTGGCCTTTTAGGCGCAGGTGTTTTATTGGTGACGGCAGGAAATGTGTACCTTACGCTTCAGCGTGGTGCCGACAGAATATGGCTTGATTACTACCCAGATGCTGCCCCGAATGCCAATTGGCATCAGCAGGTGATTCAGTTCCTGAGGGTGCGTTTAGAGGCTTTCTTTTTGGTGATTCTGATTGGTCTTCTGATCGTTCTCGATCAGATCAGCGCCAATCTGCGCATGATTCCAGCCACGGCATTGCATCGCTCGCTTGAAGGGTTGCCCTGGCTGGATCAGGCACTCCGGCGCATTCCTGTGCTCTCGTTTGGTCAGTTTTTAGTGCCCTGTCTGGGCTTTGCTGGCATGGCATTGCTGCTGCAGTTTTTCTTGCCCAGTCGCCGCGTTCCTTTGCGCCCCTTGATCCCAGGCGCTTTTTTGATCGGTGTGTTGCTCACGGTGCTCAATCTCGCTGTGAGCCGAAGTATCCTTTCGCTTGGATCTCGTTATCAGGCCTATGGAGTGATTGGCAGCGTGCTTGTGCTCACACTCTGGGTTTGGACGGTGGGCGTGGTGATTTATTTCGGTCAATGCTGGAGCGTGGTTCTGGCGAAACAGCGCTTGAAACGCTTCTGA